The DNA sequence AGCCTTAACGAGAAGCATCAGCGCAACAACAGCTGCGTCAGTTCCTCCGACTTCTACGGCTGCAACTACCCCGTCGACAAGCACCGCTTCTCCTCCGGTGACCTCATCCGCCCGCTCGTCGCCAAAGAACTCAACTTCAACATCGACAAACAAAACCAAGACAACCTTTACAACTCCATAGACCCTCCCGAAATAAACCCTAATGCCAACTCCGAACGCGCCACCGAAAGCCCCTCCCGAAACGTCGAAGAGATGTACGCCAAAGTCATGAAGAAAGCTAAAGCGAAAAACGACGAAGTCACTAGAAAAATTAAAGATGAGAGCGAACCGCACACTTCTAAGTACCGCGCCGATGACCCCGGCTATGAAACCATAGATCGAAAGAAATCCAACCACGGCTACGAAACTATCGCGAACAAAGAACGAAAAATATCCCAGAACCAAGACCCGGGCTACGAAACGGTTAAAGACATTAACAAACCTAACCCGAACTTCTCAAATAACAACCTACTTAAATTAAACCATGTCGATAGTGGGCCTAATAGTATTATAAGCAGTGACGCCGGTTATGAACACATATCCAAAGTTGACAACAGTGCTTCGGATTCTGATCCCAATTACGAAGTGCTACGAAACCAGCCACCGACACCGCCCTATGCGACCATCGCTCCGAACTTCAAGGTCCAGCCGACTTATTCGACTGTGAACAAACGGCCTTCTAAGTACAACGACTGGCCAAACAACAACGGAGACCTCTCCGAGTCAAACTACGAGTCAATGCCTCATGACCCCTTGTACAAGGGCAGCGGCAGCGAATCCGACCCCAACTACGAATCCGTTCGGCCTAAGGATCCTAACTACGAATGTGTCAACGCACACGATCCTAATTACGAATCTTTAAGACTGAAGGATCCCAAATATGAATCGGTACGATCAAAAGCCTCTAAAAGTGACTCGATGAGGTCAAGGAAGGACCCCAATTACGAGAGTGTGAAATACTTCGAGTTGTCTAAGAAAGAACCGCCCTACGAGAAGTTGAATAATGAAACGGCGGGTTCAAGCGTGGAGCGATCGGATTCCGCCGCCGGGTATGAAAAAATTAACGTCCCTAACAACAGGGAAGAGAAGCGCAGTATTAATAATGGTGCTGAAGGTGTCGTCAGTGATTACTTTCAGGTATAAAAGTTATCTATTCTCCTGCAGTGGAGTGGAGAACCATGGTAGCCTAATTGAAATGACCCATCGTCCGAGGTTTTAATATGAAATATTGACAAAACCAAACTTTAGAGTTTTGAGATtgcgcttttttttattttatcatattttatacaaatcaAACTGTCTACAATGTGTAATACCTCAAAGTTAGAAGATTAA is a window from the Choristoneura fumiferana chromosome 13, NRCan_CFum_1, whole genome shotgun sequence genome containing:
- the LOC141434488 gene encoding uncharacterized protein — encoded protein: MTAEPSTSAPVDNSNNSALAAEPSISAPVVNYNNSAVVAAEPSTSVAVDEATVLTTELKASDTGNCSSTLKCINSTTMCDRFEEEDSALLTALEKVKDEFDEITEFLDMEFSGDLFNNDKFRRSLNEKHQRNNSCVSSSDFYGCNYPVDKHRFSSGDLIRPLVAKELNFNIDKQNQDNLYNSIDPPEINPNANSERATESPSRNVEEMYAKVMKKAKAKNDEVTRKIKDESEPHTSKYRADDPGYETIDRKKSNHGYETIANKERKISQNQDPGYETVKDINKPNPNFSNNNLLKLNHVDSGPNSIISSDAGYEHISKVDNSASDSDPNYEVLRNQPPTPPYATIAPNFKVQPTYSTVNKRPSKYNDWPNNNGDLSESNYESMPHDPLYKGSGSESDPNYESVRPKDPNYECVNAHDPNYESLRLKDPKYESVRSKASKSDSMRSRKDPNYESVKYFELSKKEPPYEKLNNETAGSSVERSDSAAGYEKINVPNNREEKRSINNGAEGVVSDYFQV